A window of Corallococcus macrosporus DSM 14697 contains these coding sequences:
- a CDS encoding aspartate kinase, with amino-acid sequence MALIVQKYGGTSVGDVGRIKNVALRCLAAQEAGHDVVVVVSAMSGETNRLLKLVAQITDRPDEREQDVVVATGEQVTIGLVAMAIQAQQGKATSFLGHQVRIVTDSTFSKARIKSIDAQPIRAALARGHIVVVAGFQGVDESGSVTTLGRGGSDTTAVAVAAALNADACEIYTDVDGVYTTDPNMVPSARKLDRITYEEMLELASVGAKVLQIRSVEFAMKYKVPLWVKSSFTDDPGTLVCEEDSSMEDVLVRGVAYDRNEAKITVCGVPDIAGAAAKIFGPLDEKHIVVDLIVQNPSKDGRTDLTFTVGKSDFLTAQDVVRKVAEEIGAAGIETDGDIAKVSIVGVGMRNHSGVAARMFQALSAEGINIQMISTSEIKVSCVVHAKYTELAVRALHTAFGLDQPMPPEGVTAVSETAALMGEKA; translated from the coding sequence GTGGCACTCATCGTCCAGAAGTATGGCGGTACCTCCGTAGGTGACGTGGGCCGCATCAAGAACGTGGCCCTGCGTTGCCTGGCGGCGCAGGAGGCCGGCCATGACGTGGTGGTCGTCGTGTCCGCCATGTCCGGCGAGACGAACCGGCTGCTCAAGCTCGTGGCGCAGATCACCGACCGCCCGGATGAGCGCGAGCAGGACGTGGTCGTCGCCACCGGGGAGCAGGTCACCATCGGCCTCGTGGCCATGGCCATCCAGGCCCAGCAGGGGAAGGCGACCAGCTTCCTGGGCCATCAGGTGCGCATCGTCACCGACAGCACCTTCTCCAAGGCGCGCATCAAGAGCATTGACGCGCAGCCCATCCGCGCCGCGCTGGCCCGGGGCCACATCGTCGTGGTGGCGGGTTTCCAGGGCGTGGACGAGTCCGGGAGCGTCACCACGCTGGGGCGCGGTGGCTCCGACACCACCGCCGTCGCCGTGGCCGCCGCGCTGAACGCGGACGCCTGTGAAATCTACACGGACGTGGACGGCGTCTACACCACCGACCCCAACATGGTTCCGTCCGCGCGCAAGCTGGACCGCATCACCTACGAGGAGATGCTGGAGCTGGCCAGCGTGGGCGCCAAGGTGTTGCAGATCCGCTCGGTCGAGTTCGCCATGAAGTACAAGGTGCCGCTGTGGGTGAAGTCGTCCTTCACCGATGACCCCGGCACCCTCGTGTGTGAGGAGGACAGTTCCATGGAGGATGTGCTGGTCCGCGGCGTCGCGTATGACCGCAACGAGGCGAAGATCACGGTGTGCGGCGTGCCGGACATCGCGGGTGCCGCGGCGAAGATCTTCGGCCCGCTCGATGAGAAGCACATCGTGGTGGACCTCATCGTGCAGAACCCGTCGAAGGATGGCCGCACGGACCTGACGTTCACCGTGGGCAAGTCGGACTTCCTCACGGCGCAGGACGTGGTGCGCAAGGTCGCCGAGGAGATTGGCGCGGCGGGCATCGAGACGGACGGGGACATCGCGAAGGTGTCCATCGTGGGTGTGGGCATGCGCAACCACTCCGGCGTGGCGGCGCGGATGTTCCAGGCGCTGTCGGCCGAGGGCATCAACATCCAGATGATCTCCACGTCGGAGATCAAGGTATCGTGCGTGGTGCACGCCAAGTACACGGAGCTGGCCGTGCGCGCGCTGCACACCGCCTTCGGGTTGGATCAGCCGATGCCGCCGGAGGGCGTCACCGCTGTCTCCGAGACGGCGGCCCTGATGGGCGAGAAGGCCTGA
- a CDS encoding ComEA family DNA-binding protein, producing the protein MASRTAALAAVALGVLGVGVVARLRWPDTAPALDCASESVRIRPDGVATCGEGAVPTGAQALALGRPLDLNAATEEELALLPGVGRSLARSLVEAREEQGGFKSWDDVDAVRGVGAAKLRTLRAATALGAPPDAGPVW; encoded by the coding sequence GTGGCGAGCCGCACCGCCGCGCTCGCCGCCGTCGCGCTGGGGGTGTTGGGCGTGGGCGTGGTCGCGCGCCTGCGCTGGCCGGACACGGCGCCCGCGCTGGATTGCGCCTCGGAGTCCGTGCGGATCCGTCCGGATGGTGTGGCCACCTGTGGTGAGGGGGCCGTGCCGACGGGGGCCCAGGCGTTGGCGCTGGGGCGTCCGCTGGACCTGAACGCGGCGACCGAGGAGGAGCTTGCCCTCCTTCCAGGCGTCGGCCGCTCCCTGGCGCGGAGCCTCGTCGAGGCGCGCGAGGAGCAGGGCGGTTTCAAGAGCTGGGATGACGTGGACGCCGTCCGTGGCGTGGGTGCTGCCAAGTTGCGGACCCTCCGGGCGGCCACTGCGCTTGGTGCTCCTCCGGACGCCGGGCCCGTGTGGTAA
- a CDS encoding tetratricopeptide repeat protein yields the protein MGTTQANGSSVGQRHGTPGSATQIPGQGTAAPGNATQTFGAYAPMPAGEPMTPDFGSVPTPPPVSPFHTGASMPEPRGSSADEGTPSAFTAPPGSDARAPLGRSQTFSAVQSPAPEAPVGSKRVFGSVPPVRPPDDLPRSAASSSEAAEPASSARTTNPFGLTQLGLADASSEAAEPSRGARSTNPFGLSQLADNDSGIQLPPETESPSSGGPLAGGLGAIHDGGAADRGVAGGRAPLRAPLELPEDLISSTRMSMEGTRTFEPHTASRVRPRVVLASLVGLGLLALLAYLALKNREVEIPAGVVDATDRASVLLRRDDAASRGEAIKQLRDLATANLQYVEAQAELAVALTLSLSDAQAEAERLRLQGDRIARGLEAVSRIPVRSDQENRRTSLQLEQQAVASDTASVRATIDALRKELDAHLVRLGKVPESEPASAAAARVKARALHASVLAAPDALGLAERLRKVETAPHAWSTLARAEYALSAGSPPDSLTTVASDLEALREADSTLLRAYLLGARVALRLKDTATARSLLDDALALNPNHQAAERLIGQIDARAAAP from the coding sequence GTGGGAACAACGCAGGCCAACGGCTCAAGCGTCGGACAGCGCCATGGGACGCCGGGGAGCGCCACGCAGATTCCAGGGCAGGGGACCGCGGCGCCAGGCAACGCGACGCAGACCTTCGGTGCCTACGCGCCCATGCCGGCCGGCGAACCGATGACGCCCGACTTCGGCTCGGTGCCCACCCCACCGCCCGTGAGCCCGTTCCACACCGGCGCGTCCATGCCCGAGCCTCGTGGCTCCAGCGCCGATGAAGGCACCCCGTCTGCCTTCACCGCGCCGCCCGGAAGTGATGCACGGGCCCCGCTGGGCCGCAGTCAGACGTTCAGCGCCGTTCAATCCCCCGCCCCCGAGGCGCCCGTGGGCTCCAAACGGGTGTTCGGTTCGGTCCCTCCTGTCAGGCCGCCCGATGACCTCCCCAGGAGCGCCGCGTCTTCCTCCGAAGCGGCGGAGCCCGCCTCGAGCGCCCGGACGACGAACCCGTTCGGACTGACACAGCTCGGCCTCGCGGACGCCTCGTCCGAGGCCGCAGAACCGTCACGGGGCGCGCGGTCGACAAACCCATTTGGACTGTCCCAGCTCGCTGACAATGACAGCGGAATCCAGCTACCGCCGGAGACGGAGTCTCCCTCCAGCGGGGGCCCCCTGGCCGGAGGCCTGGGCGCCATCCATGACGGCGGCGCGGCGGACCGCGGCGTCGCTGGAGGACGCGCGCCGCTCCGCGCGCCCCTGGAGCTCCCCGAGGACCTGATTTCGTCCACCCGCATGTCCATGGAAGGGACGCGGACGTTCGAGCCGCACACCGCCTCGCGCGTCCGTCCCCGGGTGGTGCTGGCCAGCCTGGTGGGCCTGGGGCTGCTGGCGCTGCTGGCCTACCTCGCGCTGAAGAACCGCGAGGTGGAGATTCCCGCGGGCGTGGTGGACGCGACGGACCGGGCGTCGGTGCTGCTCCGGAGGGACGACGCCGCCTCCCGGGGCGAGGCCATCAAGCAGCTTCGCGACCTCGCCACGGCGAATCTCCAATACGTCGAGGCCCAGGCCGAGCTGGCGGTGGCGCTCACCCTGAGCCTGTCCGACGCCCAGGCCGAAGCCGAGCGGCTCCGCCTCCAGGGCGACAGGATTGCCCGCGGGTTGGAGGCCGTATCGCGGATTCCCGTCCGCTCCGACCAGGAGAACCGCCGCACCAGCCTCCAACTCGAGCAGCAGGCCGTGGCGAGTGACACGGCGTCCGTTCGTGCCACCATCGACGCCCTGCGCAAGGAGCTGGACGCGCACCTCGTCCGGTTGGGCAAGGTCCCCGAGTCCGAGCCCGCCAGCGCCGCCGCCGCCCGGGTGAAGGCCCGGGCCCTCCATGCCTCGGTGCTGGCCGCGCCGGACGCGCTGGGCCTGGCGGAGCGGCTGCGCAAGGTGGAGACCGCGCCGCACGCGTGGAGCACCCTGGCGCGGGCGGAGTACGCGCTGAGCGCCGGCTCGCCGCCCGATTCGCTCACGACGGTGGCCAGCGACCTGGAGGCGCTGCGCGAGGCGGACAGCACGCTGCTGCGCGCCTACCTGCTCGGCGCCCGCGTGGCCTTGCGCCTCAAGGACACGGCCACCGCGCGTTCACTCCTGGACGACGCCCTGGCGCTGAACCCCAACCATCAGGCCGCGGAGCGGCTGATCGGCCAGATTGACGCGCGCGCCGCCGCGCCCTGA
- a CDS encoding glycosyltransferase family 2 protein, translating into MAEVFFWCAVLLLAHTYFLYPLSLFLLEGAAQVLRNARDVRRAETVNQGASGRRAVPSVSLVVAAYNEASCIQQKLENSLALAYPAEKFELLIGSDGSSDGTDDIVRACADARVRLSPAPRAGKTTVLNRCIPMAQGDIVVLSDANTMIEPEAIERLVRHFEDPEVGAVCGKLRLYNPTKQDYEESAYWSYESLIKMYEGRRGAVVGANGGLYAIRRSLFTQLPPSTIVDDFVIPLRILEQGYKVVYEEHAVAHEETTEDYGKEFGRRARIAAGNFQSLRMVPGLLLPTAGFPAFAFWSHKLLRWCAPALMGLALVANLFLLDRLFYQFTLFGQALFYALAYLGKTGVLKRGTAKKAASVAYYFVTMNLAIVVGFWRFLRNSQRAAWDRTARA; encoded by the coding sequence ATGGCGGAGGTCTTCTTCTGGTGTGCCGTGCTGCTGCTCGCGCACACTTACTTTCTCTACCCCTTGAGTCTTTTCCTGCTCGAAGGGGCCGCGCAGGTGCTGAGGAACGCCCGGGACGTGCGGCGCGCGGAAACCGTGAATCAAGGGGCCAGTGGGCGGCGGGCGGTGCCCTCGGTGAGCCTGGTGGTGGCGGCCTACAACGAGGCGTCCTGCATCCAGCAGAAGCTGGAGAACAGCCTCGCGCTGGCGTACCCGGCGGAGAAGTTCGAGCTGCTCATCGGCTCGGACGGTTCGTCGGACGGCACGGATGACATCGTCCGGGCCTGCGCCGACGCGCGCGTGCGGCTGTCACCGGCGCCCCGCGCGGGCAAGACGACGGTGCTCAACCGCTGCATCCCCATGGCGCAGGGGGACATCGTCGTCCTCTCCGACGCCAACACGATGATCGAGCCCGAGGCCATCGAGCGGCTGGTGCGCCACTTCGAGGACCCGGAGGTGGGGGCCGTCTGCGGCAAGCTGCGGCTCTACAACCCCACGAAGCAGGACTACGAGGAGAGCGCGTACTGGAGCTACGAGTCGCTCATCAAGATGTACGAGGGGCGGCGCGGCGCGGTGGTGGGGGCCAACGGGGGCCTGTATGCCATCCGGCGTTCGCTGTTCACGCAGCTCCCGCCGTCCACCATCGTCGACGACTTCGTGATTCCGCTGCGCATCCTGGAGCAGGGCTACAAGGTCGTCTACGAAGAGCACGCGGTGGCGCACGAGGAGACCACGGAGGATTACGGCAAGGAGTTCGGCCGCCGGGCGCGCATCGCCGCGGGCAACTTCCAGAGCCTCCGCATGGTGCCCGGGCTGTTGCTGCCGACGGCGGGCTTCCCGGCCTTCGCCTTCTGGTCGCACAAGCTGCTGCGCTGGTGCGCCCCGGCGTTGATGGGGCTGGCGCTGGTGGCGAACCTGTTCCTGTTGGATCGGCTCTTCTACCAGTTCACCCTGTTCGGGCAGGCGCTGTTCTACGCGCTCGCGTACCTGGGGAAGACGGGCGTGCTGAAGCGGGGCACGGCGAAGAAGGCCGCGTCGGTGGCGTACTACTTCGTGACCATGAACCTGGCCATCGTCGTGGGCTTCTGGCGCTTCCTGCGCAACTCGCAGCGCGCCGCGTGGGACCGCACGGCGCGCGCCTAG
- a CDS encoding CHAP domain-containing protein — translation MRTVTLMGILATLATGCATTGAPLEPWLDSYTLRYQSASPPAFPREPLSKPVATAKRGDTPKRPAPVAARPAKAARGKSRATPARASRTASVSGDARAKVLTTARSLVGKTQVNLNGRKYPSDCTGLIVGVYAQAGVTFRGTVQPGDNGVTAMYRFARARGRVYTEERPTPGDLVFFNETYDQNRDGRRNDGLTHVGIVESVSASGTVTVIHRVRRGVARYRMNLERPNLRRDPKTGEVLNDMLRHPGPNRAPVLTGQLFGGYGSVLPASPKARKPVPVALR, via the coding sequence ATGAGGACAGTCACGCTGATGGGAATCCTGGCCACGCTGGCGACAGGCTGCGCCACCACGGGCGCGCCGCTGGAGCCCTGGCTGGATTCGTACACCCTGCGCTACCAGTCCGCCTCCCCGCCCGCATTCCCCCGCGAGCCCCTGTCCAAGCCGGTGGCCACGGCGAAGCGCGGGGACACCCCGAAGCGCCCCGCCCCGGTGGCCGCCCGCCCGGCCAAGGCCGCCAGGGGCAAGTCCCGCGCGACGCCCGCCCGCGCCTCGCGCACGGCCTCCGTGTCCGGGGATGCGCGCGCGAAGGTCCTGACCACGGCGCGCTCGCTGGTGGGCAAGACGCAGGTCAACCTCAATGGCCGGAAGTATCCGTCCGACTGCACGGGGCTCATCGTGGGCGTCTACGCCCAGGCCGGAGTCACCTTCCGCGGCACCGTCCAGCCCGGCGACAACGGCGTCACCGCCATGTACCGCTTCGCCCGCGCGCGAGGCCGCGTGTACACGGAGGAGCGGCCCACGCCGGGAGACCTCGTCTTCTTCAACGAGACGTATGACCAGAACCGCGACGGCCGCCGCAACGACGGCCTCACCCACGTGGGCATCGTGGAGAGCGTGAGCGCCAGCGGCACCGTCACCGTCATCCACCGCGTGCGCCGGGGCGTCGCGCGCTACCGCATGAACCTGGAGCGCCCGAACCTTCGGAGAGACCCGAAGACGGGCGAGGTCCTCAACGACATGCTCCGGCACCCGGGCCCCAACCGCGCCCCCGTCCTTACCGGGCAGCTCTTCGGAGGCTACGGCAGCGTGCTGCCCGCCAGCCCCAAGGCGAGGAAGCCCGTCCCCGTGGCGCTGCGGTGA
- a CDS encoding HEAT repeat domain-containing protein translates to MASLRRALAVLLLATGCIPSPYDRAAKVDTIDGYRAFLREYPTHPDTDAAEARLEELEFQEAKRLHTVIAYKRFLEAYPDAAQARTAKTLLEGLRFNGAKETDTVAGWRQFLQEHPDGVQRDEARRLLAEAEARELAATEDPRKLAEYLRASPDDPRRLDVESRLDAQAFAEAKASGAAKLFAYLKDHPAGAHREAARVLLLELEVEGLLVSGLVDEAEARVKAHPLGPKLTAFPARLEHARAERAALARPEPAAQAAHVGHYLRGMEDLNRALVAPDPLDRWQAAEELGQHVSVRVLDPLLESLRAARNPLIRQHALESLRTVLTALPGPVAEYEVYSRLDALRERATSAELYLTVAVLLDLSGQLAQASTEYQRAAESGVPDPVILRRWVQIREERRQHFSAAVAARQLALWSLDVAQQERVTPEGRVPLASARQLCAAAVNARFAVEAIARARAASTEFPEDLAEFERKAVDARRLADARLADAELLLREQTPGVRTCADRGVRERLEHAVKERTAALDAVMTKLPRQVGRLLLEVAQKRDPSPQVRAAASARLTAQKPAP, encoded by the coding sequence ATGGCCTCCCTTCGCCGAGCCCTCGCCGTCCTGTTGCTGGCCACTGGCTGCATTCCCTCGCCGTATGACCGGGCGGCGAAGGTGGACACCATCGACGGCTACCGCGCCTTCCTCCGCGAGTACCCCACGCACCCGGACACGGACGCGGCCGAGGCGCGGCTGGAGGAGCTGGAGTTCCAGGAGGCGAAGCGCCTGCACACGGTGATTGCCTACAAGCGCTTCCTGGAGGCGTACCCCGACGCGGCCCAGGCGCGCACGGCGAAGACGCTGCTGGAGGGCCTGCGCTTCAACGGGGCGAAGGAGACGGACACGGTGGCCGGCTGGCGCCAGTTCCTCCAGGAGCACCCGGACGGCGTGCAGCGCGACGAGGCGAGGCGCCTCCTGGCGGAGGCGGAGGCGCGCGAGCTGGCCGCGACGGAGGACCCCCGCAAGCTGGCGGAGTACCTGCGCGCTTCGCCGGATGATCCCCGCCGCCTGGATGTGGAGTCCCGCCTGGACGCCCAGGCCTTCGCGGAGGCCAAGGCCTCCGGCGCGGCGAAGCTCTTCGCGTACCTCAAGGACCACCCGGCCGGCGCGCACCGTGAGGCGGCGCGCGTCCTGCTGCTGGAGCTGGAGGTGGAGGGCCTGCTCGTCTCCGGCCTGGTGGACGAGGCCGAGGCCCGGGTGAAGGCCCATCCCCTGGGCCCGAAGCTGACGGCGTTCCCGGCCCGGCTGGAGCACGCCCGCGCCGAGCGCGCCGCCCTGGCCCGGCCAGAGCCCGCGGCCCAGGCCGCCCACGTGGGGCACTACCTGCGCGGCATGGAGGACCTGAACCGCGCGCTGGTGGCGCCCGATCCGCTGGACCGGTGGCAGGCCGCGGAGGAGCTGGGGCAGCACGTGTCGGTGCGCGTGTTGGATCCGCTGCTGGAGAGCCTCCGCGCGGCGCGCAACCCGTTGATCCGCCAGCACGCCCTGGAGTCGCTGCGCACGGTGCTGACCGCGCTGCCCGGGCCGGTGGCGGAGTACGAGGTGTATTCGCGGCTGGACGCCCTGCGGGAGCGCGCCACCAGCGCGGAGCTGTACCTCACGGTGGCGGTGCTGTTGGACTTGTCCGGGCAGCTCGCCCAGGCGTCCACGGAGTACCAGCGCGCCGCCGAGTCCGGCGTACCGGATCCGGTCATCCTGCGGCGCTGGGTGCAGATCCGCGAGGAGCGGCGCCAGCACTTCTCCGCGGCGGTGGCGGCGCGGCAGCTCGCGCTGTGGTCCCTGGACGTGGCCCAGCAGGAGCGGGTGACGCCGGAGGGCCGGGTGCCGCTGGCGTCGGCGCGGCAGCTCTGCGCGGCGGCCGTCAACGCGCGCTTCGCGGTGGAGGCCATTGCCCGCGCCCGGGCCGCGAGCACCGAGTTCCCCGAGGACCTGGCGGAGTTCGAGCGCAAGGCCGTGGACGCCAGGCGGCTGGCGGACGCGCGGCTGGCGGACGCGGAGCTGCTGCTGCGCGAGCAGACGCCCGGCGTGAGGACGTGCGCGGACCGGGGCGTGCGCGAGCGGCTGGAGCACGCCGTGAAGGAGCGCACCGCCGCGCTGGACGCGGTGATGACGAAGCTGCCGCGGCAGGTGGGCCGGCTGCTCCTGGAGGTGGCCCAAAAGCGGGACCCCTCGCCCCAGGTCCGCGCGGCCGCGTCCGCCCGGTTGACCGCGCAGAAGCCGGCGCCCTGA
- a CDS encoding ATP-dependent helicase, with the protein MASRPDTLQAPAARPSPRIDYAALLNEEQLRAVEAGEGPVLVIAGAGSGKTRTLTFRVARMLERGVPPQGILLLTFTNKAAREMTRRVEALAGGFVDVRRILGGTFHHAAHLLLRQYAGVLRFSTNFTVLDREDARDLMVTCIAERRLKSDKRFPRPDLVLDLVSLAANLQQPVSHVLMDRRPELLPLAPEVLAAAARFQQRKAQLHLMDFDDLLVHLKRLLTHHPEVRAELTERFRCVLVDEYQDTNRLQGDLVDLLAGERKDLTVVGDDCQSIYGFRGADFTNIIGFPERYPGCSVHALTRNYRSTPEILRLANVSIALNTNQFPKVLTAAREPGVKPLVVSALDAAEQAAYVAQRVGELREQGLSLEAMAVLYRAHSHSLELQLELTRRGIPFRVRSGVRFFEQTHIKDVLAHLRLVNNPGDELAFKRVIRRVPGVGPATAEHLWTALRALPEGTALAEGLAHEDVRAHLPRKAREAFQAFGDLMGRLTRPEAARAPGRLIEEVLAGGYAESLKAESAEEAHWDEDVRQLAEFAGRFEDVARFLSEIALVSEFAAGEALGEEAPDAFLTLTTVHQAKGLEWRAVFVLWLADGRFPLSRATRLPEEEEEERRLFYVALTRARDALALVYPQSVLPRDGERILLRPSRFLQELPGGEDAPFERCVLSTLEAEPEAAVGQDGPPPGGTDPVD; encoded by the coding sequence ATGGCCTCCCGCCCCGACACGCTCCAGGCTCCGGCCGCGCGGCCCTCGCCGCGGATCGACTACGCCGCGCTCCTCAACGAGGAGCAGCTGCGGGCGGTGGAGGCGGGGGAGGGGCCGGTGCTAGTGATCGCCGGCGCGGGCTCCGGCAAGACGCGCACGCTGACCTTCCGGGTGGCGCGCATGCTGGAGCGGGGCGTGCCGCCCCAGGGCATCCTCCTGCTCACCTTCACCAACAAGGCGGCCCGGGAGATGACCCGCCGGGTGGAGGCGCTGGCCGGCGGCTTCGTGGACGTGCGGCGCATCCTCGGGGGCACCTTCCACCACGCCGCGCACCTGCTGCTGCGCCAGTACGCGGGCGTGCTGCGCTTCTCCACGAACTTCACCGTGCTGGACCGCGAGGACGCGCGCGACTTGATGGTGACGTGCATCGCCGAGCGCCGGCTCAAGAGCGACAAGCGCTTCCCCCGGCCGGACCTGGTGCTGGACCTGGTGTCCCTGGCGGCCAACCTCCAGCAGCCCGTGTCGCACGTGCTGATGGACCGCCGGCCGGAGCTGCTGCCGCTGGCGCCCGAGGTGCTCGCCGCCGCCGCGCGCTTCCAGCAGCGCAAGGCGCAGCTGCACCTGATGGACTTCGACGACCTGCTGGTGCACCTCAAGCGCCTGCTGACGCACCACCCGGAGGTGCGGGCGGAGCTCACCGAGCGCTTCCGCTGCGTGCTGGTGGACGAGTACCAGGACACCAACCGGCTCCAGGGCGACCTGGTGGACCTGCTCGCCGGGGAGCGGAAGGACCTCACGGTGGTGGGGGACGACTGCCAGTCCATCTACGGCTTCCGGGGCGCCGACTTCACCAACATCATCGGCTTCCCGGAGCGCTACCCGGGCTGCTCCGTCCACGCGCTGACGCGGAACTACCGCTCCACGCCGGAGATCCTCCGGCTGGCCAACGTCTCCATCGCCCTCAACACGAACCAGTTCCCCAAGGTGCTGACGGCGGCCCGCGAGCCCGGCGTCAAGCCGCTGGTGGTCTCCGCCCTGGACGCCGCGGAGCAGGCGGCCTACGTGGCCCAGCGCGTCGGGGAGCTGCGGGAGCAGGGCCTGTCCCTGGAGGCCATGGCGGTGCTGTACCGGGCCCACAGCCACTCCCTGGAGCTCCAGCTCGAGTTGACCCGGCGCGGCATCCCCTTCCGGGTGCGCTCCGGCGTCCGCTTCTTCGAGCAGACCCACATCAAGGACGTGCTGGCCCACCTCCGGCTGGTGAACAACCCCGGGGACGAGCTGGCCTTCAAGCGCGTCATCCGGCGCGTCCCAGGCGTGGGACCCGCGACGGCGGAGCACCTCTGGACGGCCCTGCGGGCGCTCCCGGAGGGCACGGCCCTGGCGGAGGGGCTGGCCCACGAGGACGTGCGCGCGCACCTGCCGCGCAAGGCCCGGGAGGCGTTCCAGGCCTTTGGCGACCTGATGGGGCGGCTGACGCGGCCGGAGGCGGCCCGGGCGCCGGGGCGCCTCATCGAGGAGGTGCTGGCCGGGGGCTACGCCGAGTCTTTGAAGGCGGAGTCCGCCGAGGAGGCGCACTGGGACGAGGACGTCCGGCAGCTCGCGGAGTTCGCCGGCCGCTTCGAGGACGTGGCGCGCTTCCTGTCGGAGATCGCCCTGGTGTCGGAGTTCGCGGCGGGGGAGGCCCTGGGGGAGGAGGCTCCGGACGCGTTCCTGACGCTGACCACCGTCCACCAGGCCAAGGGGCTGGAATGGCGCGCCGTCTTCGTCCTCTGGCTGGCGGACGGCCGGTTTCCGCTGTCGCGGGCCACCCGCCTGCCCGAGGAGGAGGAAGAGGAGCGGCGCCTGTTCTACGTGGCCCTGACCCGGGCGCGGGACGCGCTGGCGCTGGTGTACCCCCAGTCGGTGCTGCCCCGGGACGGGGAGCGGATCCTCCTGCGGCCGTCCCGGTTCCTCCAGGAACTGCCCGGCGGGGAGGACGCACCGTTCGAGCGGTGCGTCCTGTCCACCCTGGAGGCGGAGCCCGAGGCGGCCGTGGGGCAGGATGGGCCCCCTCCGGGTGGAACGGACCCGGTGGACTGA
- a CDS encoding Hsp70 family protein, translating into MADRPRIIGIDLGTTNTLVASVRNRIPKIVPTDRGNLTLPSVVALSARGDLLVGGVAKDQMVTNPKNTLWGTKRLIGRKFNSKSVDDLRGYFPYDIVEGANGDAAVMMGGKLYSLPQVSSFVLGQVKTIAEQFLGGPIEGAVISVPAYYNDNQRNAVKEAGRLAGFDVKRIVNEPTAAALAYGFNRGLDQKVLVYDLGGGTFDVSVLHLAGNVFEVLATGGDTFLGGADFDNRIMEYVLERFREETKVDLGTENPIALQRIKNAAEAAKIDLTLIPNVVIDLPFIDERKGKPLDLRIPLTREFLNSLTGDLVDRTFEICDRVLEEKGISRAEIDEIILVGGQSRMPLVQQKIQAHFGKAPRKGVHPDECVALGAALLGDSLGSIDAVTLLDALSMPIGYAMPNGRVKRIIEKNSLIPMVKSFRLPPPKEPGSPFIELDIYQGDSDLLVDNEYLGTVRVPSAAAGRKIDFRLTEECLLQVTVEDASGMRKVDLATRDTPEQLKRALQEVASRQPQQVPSSSSSGSDDRGLFSSIKSIFRRG; encoded by the coding sequence ATGGCGGACAGACCTCGCATCATCGGGATTGACCTGGGCACCACCAACACGCTGGTGGCGTCCGTCCGCAACCGCATCCCGAAGATCGTCCCCACCGATCGCGGCAACCTCACGCTGCCCTCCGTCGTGGCGCTGTCGGCGCGCGGCGACCTGTTGGTGGGCGGGGTGGCCAAGGATCAGATGGTCACCAACCCCAAGAACACGCTCTGGGGGACCAAGCGGCTCATCGGGCGGAAGTTCAACTCCAAGTCGGTGGACGACCTCCGCGGTTACTTCCCCTACGACATCGTCGAGGGCGCCAACGGTGACGCCGCGGTGATGATGGGCGGCAAGCTGTACTCGCTGCCCCAGGTGTCCAGCTTCGTGCTGGGCCAGGTGAAGACCATCGCGGAGCAGTTCCTGGGCGGCCCCATCGAAGGGGCGGTCATCTCCGTCCCGGCCTACTACAACGACAACCAGCGCAACGCGGTGAAGGAGGCCGGCCGGCTGGCGGGCTTCGACGTGAAGCGCATCGTCAACGAGCCCACCGCCGCGGCGCTGGCCTACGGCTTCAACCGGGGGCTGGACCAGAAGGTCCTCGTCTACGACCTGGGCGGCGGCACCTTCGACGTGTCCGTGCTGCACCTGGCCGGCAACGTCTTCGAGGTGCTGGCCACCGGCGGCGACACCTTCCTGGGCGGCGCGGACTTCGACAACCGCATCATGGAGTACGTGCTGGAGCGCTTCCGGGAGGAGACCAAGGTCGACCTCGGCACGGAGAACCCCATCGCGCTCCAGCGCATCAAGAACGCGGCGGAGGCGGCGAAGATCGACCTCACGCTGATCCCCAACGTCGTCATCGACCTGCCCTTCATCGACGAGCGCAAGGGCAAGCCGTTGGATCTGCGCATCCCCCTGACGCGCGAGTTCCTCAACAGCCTCACCGGCGACCTGGTGGACCGCACCTTCGAGATCTGCGACCGCGTGCTGGAGGAGAAGGGCATCTCCCGCGCGGAGATCGACGAGATCATCCTGGTGGGCGGCCAGAGCCGCATGCCGCTGGTGCAGCAGAAGATTCAAGCGCACTTCGGCAAGGCGCCGCGCAAGGGCGTCCACCCGGACGAGTGCGTGGCCCTGGGCGCGGCCCTGCTGGGTGACTCGCTGGGCAGCATCGACGCGGTGACGCTGCTGGACGCGCTGTCCATGCCCATTGGCTACGCGATGCCCAACGGCCGCGTGAAGCGCATCATCGAGAAGAACTCGCTGATTCCCATGGTGAAGAGCTTCCGCCTGCCTCCGCCGAAGGAGCCGGGCTCGCCCTTCATCGAGCTGGACATCTACCAGGGGGACAGCGACCTGCTGGTGGACAACGAGTACCTGGGCACGGTGCGCGTGCCCTCGGCCGCCGCCGGCCGGAAGATTGACTTCCGCCTCACCGAGGAGTGCCTGCTCCAGGTGACGGTGGAGGATGCGAGCGGCATGCGCAAGGTGGACCTCGCCACCCGCGACACGCCGGAGCAGCTCAAGCGGGCGCTCCAGGAGGTCGCGTCGCGCCAACCACAGCAGGTGCCCAGCTCCAGCAGCAGCGGGAGCGACGACCGGGGGCTCTTCTCCAGCATCAAGAGCATCTTCCGGAGGGGCTAG